The proteins below are encoded in one region of Populus alba chromosome 2, ASM523922v2, whole genome shotgun sequence:
- the LOC118044504 gene encoding LOW QUALITY PROTEIN: pleiotropic drug resistance protein 3-like (The sequence of the model RefSeq protein was modified relative to this genomic sequence to represent the inferred CDS: inserted 1 base in 1 codon): MTGAARVQNNFYRQGIANITGCKSVRNKIKILKNVNGIIKPSRMTLLLGPPGCGKTTLLQALTAKLDQSLKVEGEISYNGYKLNEFVPQKTSVYISQYDQHISEMTVRETLDFSARCQGIGGRADIMKEISRREKEAGIVPEPDIDTYMKATSVEGLKRTLQTDYILKILGLDICADTMVGDAMRRGISGGQKKRLTTGEMIIGPTKALFMDEISNGLDSSTTFQIVRCMQQLAHITKSTMLVSLLQPAPETYDLFDDIILMAEGEIVYHGPRDNVLEFFEHCGFRCPPRKGIADFLQEVVSERDQGQYWYHKQQPHSYVSIDMLVKNFHEFHVGQKLEGELSRPLQKSESHKNALSFSIYSLRKWELFKACMDREWLLMKRNLSLHVFKSVQLVVTALITMTVFIRSRMNIDMVDGDLYMGSLFYALIRLMCNGITELSLTIQRIEVFYKQRDFYFYPAWAYSVPAAILKIPSSLLDAFLWTALTYYVIGFSPEPERFFYHFFLLFLVHQASVSMFRLIASIVRNPSIASTFALFIILITFLFGGFVIRQPSLPSWLRWGFWLSPLAYAEIGVSLNEFLAPRWQKVSSSNITLGQQILESRGLYFNEYFYWIPLGALIGFWIIFNIGFTCALSYSKAPRRSRTIISQERLSNILKRKQDLIDFPRAETPKPAAEMEKIKMILPCEPITISFQNVQYFVDTPKILRKQGLPQKRLQLLHDITGAFRPGILTALMGVSGAGKTTLMDVLSGRKTGGIIEGEIRIGGYPKAQKTYARISGYCEQTDIHSPQITVEESVMYSAWLRLPAQIDKRTRSEFVAEVIEMIELGEIRDELVGIPGVSGISTEQRKRLTIAVELVSNPSVIFMDEPTSGLDARAAAIVMRVAKNIVNTNRTVVCTIHQPSIDVFEAFEQLILMKRGGQIIYSGELGQNSSKLIEYFEGIPGVPKIKENYNPATWMLEVTGSSMEARLGLDXANLYRDSHLFQKNEELVARLGLPEQGSKELHFSTRFPQNAWKQFKACLWKQEMSYWRSPKYNLVRLIFIIVSSLIFGALLWQKGQKINDEQDFFNILGSIFIFIQFAGIANCSSVMPFVATERTIVYRERFAGMYSSWAYSSAQVVVEIPYILLQALLFLIITYPAINFYWSAYKVFWYFYSMFCSLLYFNYLGLLLVSLTPNVQMASIWASFVYTTTNLFSGFLVPEPIMPRWWAWGYWICPTAWSLKGLLTSQYGDIEEEITAYGERKSISSFLRSYFGYKHDDLGVVAIVLLAFPVFFALAFAITIAKLNFQKR, translated from the exons ATGACAGGAGCGGCAAGAGTGCA AAATAATTTCTATCGACAGGGTATTGCAAATATTACGGGATGCAAGTCGGTACGAAACAAGattaaaattctcaaaaatgtCAACGGCATCATCAAGCCCTCAAG GATGACTCTCTTGCTTGGTCCTCCAGGTTGTGGGAAGACCACTTTATTACAGGCACTTACAGCGAAGCTTGACCAGTCCTTGAAG GTCGAGGGGGAAATTTCATATAATGGTTACAAACTCAATGAGTTTGTTCCTCAGAAGACATCAGTTTACATAAGCCAATATGACCAGCACATTTCTGAAATGACTGTGAGGGAAACCCTCGACTTTTCTGCTCGTTGTCAAGGCATTGGGGGCAGAGCAG ATATCATGAAAGAAATCAGTAGAAGGGAGAAGGAAGCTGGTATTGTCCCAGAACCGGATATAGATACCTACATGAAG GCAACTTCAGTTGAAGGATTGAAAAGGACTCTCCAGACGGACTATATCTTGAAG ATCCTTGGACTGGACATATGTGCTGATACAATGGTGGGAGATGCAATGAGGAGAGGAATTTCAGGTGgtcaaaagaaaaggctaaCAACAG GGGAAATGATAATTGGTCCAACAAAAGCTCTCTTTATGGACGAAATATCCAATGGCTTAGACAGCTCAACCACCTTCCAGATTGTTAGGTGCATGCAACAATTGGCACACATAACAAAATCAACCATGTTGGTTTCACTTCTTCAGCCAGCTCCCGAGACCTATGATCTCTTCGACGACATTATTTTGATGGCAGAGGGAGAGATAGTATACCATGGGCCTCGAGACAACGTTCTGGAGTTCTTTGAACATTGTGGTTTTAGGTGCCCACCACGTAAGGGCATTGCTGACTTCCTCCAAGAA GTAGTTTCTGAAAGGGATCAAGGACAGTACTGGTATCATAAACAGCAACCTCATAGTTATGTTTCTATCGATATGCTTGTAAAGAATTTCCATGAATTTCATGTGGGACAGAAGCTAGAAGGGGAGCTCTCCAGGCCTTTACAGAAATCTGAAAGTCATAAAAATGCTCTGTCATTCAGCATCTACTCCTTGAGAAAATGGGAACTATTCAAAGCTTGTATGGATAGAGAATGGCTGCTTATGAAGCGAAACTTGTCTCTTCATGTATTCAAATCAGTACAG CTCGTGGTCACTGCATTAATTACAATGACAGTGTTCATACGTAGTCGAATGAATATTGACATGGTTGACGGCGACCTATACATGGGTTCCTTGTTTTATGCTCTAATTAGATTAATGTGCAATGGGATTACGGAATTGTCATTGACTATACAAAGAATAGAAGTTTTCTACAAGCAAAGGGATTTCTACTTTTATCCTGCGTGGGCTTATTCTGTTCCAGCTGCCATTTTAAAGATTCCGTCTTCATTGCTAGATGCATTTCTTTGGACAGCTCTTACCTATTACGTTATTGGTTTCAGTCCTGAACCAGAAAG GTTTTTCTACCACTTCTTTCTTCTGTTCCTTGTTCATCAAGCGTCTGTATCAATGTTCCGTCTGATTGCTTCCATAGTTCGGAATCCATCGATTGCATCAACATTCGCTCTTTTCATTATATTAATCACATTTCTATTTGGTGGATTTGTAATTCGACAAC CTTCTTTACCTTCTTGGTTGAGGTGGGGCTTTTGGCTCTCTCCTCTGGCATATGCGGAAATCGGTGTATCTTTAAACGAATTCCTTGCTCCGAGGTGGCAAAAG GTTTCATCTTCCAATATTACATTAGGTCAGCAAATTCTCGAAAGCCGGGGACTGTACTTCAATGAATACTTCTATTGGATACCTTTAGGAGCATTAATTGGATTCTGGATAATTTTCAACATTGGATTCACCTGCGCTCTCAGTTATTCAAAAG CCCCTCGGAGATCTCGGACCATAATTTCTCAAGAAAGGCTCTCCAATATTCTAAAGAGAAAACAAGATTTGATCGACTTTCCTCGCGCTGAAACACCAAAACCTGCCGCAGAAATGGAGAAAATCA AGATGATTTTGCCTTGCGAGCCCATAACAATATCCTTTCAGAATGTGCAATATTTTGTCGACACTCCTAAG ATATTAAGAAAGCAAGGTCTTCCACAAAAAAGGCTGCAGCTTCTTCATGATATCACTGGTGCCTTCAGACCTGGGATTCTTACGGCATTGATGGGTGTTAGTGGAGCTGGGAAAACAACACTAATGGATGTTCTTTCTGGAAGAAAAACTGGTGGCATTATTGAAGGCGAGATAAGAATTGGAGGGTACCCTAAAGCCCAAAAGACGTATGCTAGAATATCTGGTTATTGTGAACAAACAGATATTCATTCTCCACAGATTACAGTAGAAGAGTCAGTAATGTACTCAGCTTGGTTGCGGTTGCCAGCTCAGATTGACAAAAGGACAAGATCT GAATTTGTAGCAGAAGTTATTGAGATGATTGAGCTTGGTGAAATCAGAGATGAATTAGTTGGCATCCCTGGTGTTAGTGGTATATCGACCGAGCAGCGAAAACGGCTAACTATTGCCGTAGAACTTGTTTCTAATCCATCTGTAATATTCATGGATGAGCCCACCTCTGGTCTGGATGCCAGAGCAGCTGCAATCGTCATGCGAGTTGCAAAGAACATTGTTAATACAAACAGGACAGTTGTGTGCACAATTCACCAGCCAAGTATTGATGTTTTTGAGGCATTTGA gcAGCTCATTTTGATGAAACGAGGAGGACAAATAATATATTCTGGAGAGCTGGGTCAGAATTCAAGTAAGCTTATTGAGTATTTTGAG GGCATTCCTGGAGTTcccaaaatcaaagaaaattacaaCCCTGCAACATGGATGTTAGAGGTTACCGGTTCTTCCATGGAAGCTCGACTTGGTTTAG TTGCAAATCTCTACAGAGACTCCCATCTCTTCCA GAAAAATGAAGAGCTAGTTGCTAGACTGGGCCTTCCAGAACAGGGTTCGAAGGAATTGCATTTCTCCACCCGATTTCCACAAAATGCATGGAAACAATTTAAGGCGTGTCTTTGGAAACAAGAAATGTCCTACTGGAGAAGTCCAAAATATAACTTGGTTCGGTTGATATTTATCATCGTGTCTTCTTTGATATTCGGAGCACTTCTTTGGCAAAAAGGACAGAAAAT AAATGATGAACAGGACTTCTTCAACATACTGGGATCTATTTTCATCTTTATTCAGTTCGCCGGAATAGCCAACTGCTCGTCTGTTATGCCATTTGTAGCCACTGAACGCACCATTGTATACCgggaaaggtttgctggaatgtACTCTTCGTGGGCGTACTCATCTGCACAG GTGGTTGTAGAAATTCCATATATATTGCTCCAAGCTTTGCTGTTTCTGATAATTACATATCCAGCAATAAATTTCTACTGGTCAGCTTACAAAGTATTTTGGTACTTCTACTCAATGTTCTGCTCATTGCTCTATTTCAATTACCTGGGATTGCTGCTTGTCTCATTGACCCCAAATGTCCAAATGGCTTCAATATGGGCTAGTTTCGTCTATACCACGACGAATTTGTTCTCAGGCTTCCTTGTACCGGAACCG ATAATGCCTAGATGGTGGGCTTGGGGCTATTGGATTTGTCCAACTGCATGGTCCTTGAAAGGCCTTCTTACTTCACAGTACGGTGATATAGAAGAGGAAATCACAGCTTATGGAGAGCGAAAATCAATCAGTTCCTTCTTACGAAGTTATTTTGGGTATAAACATGATGATTTAGGTGTTGTGGCCATTGTTCTTCTTGCTTTTCCAGTTTTCTTTGCACTTGCTTTCGCAATTACCATAGCAAAACTGAACTTCCAAAAAAGGTAA
- the LOC140955295 gene encoding pleiotropic drug resistance protein 3-like produces MAAPVTRNDHKTDSVRMELEESTEKSIMTSFHNHAPSFVSGATANCDATSLSSLEENEDEMELQWAAIERLPTFRRLRLSLFDRKEDGEGEEGRRVVDVTKLEALERHVFVDKLIKKIEEDNCRLLSKFKERIEKVGLELPTVEVRYRNLSVEVEYEVVHGKPLPSLWNTLKTAFGASIFNSFFFSV; encoded by the exons ATGGCAGCTCCCGTCACACGTAACGATCATAAAACAGATTCCGTGAGGATGGAGTTGGAAGAGTCGACAGAGAAAAGCATCATGACATCATTTCATAACCATGCACCAAGCTTCGTTAGTGGAGCTACAGCTAATTGTGATGCAACATCCTTATCCAGCTTGGAAGAAAACGAAGATGAAATGGAGCTACAGTGGGCAGCCATTGAAAGACTTCCCACTTTTAGACGGCTTCGGCTTTCATTGTTTGACAGAAAGGAAGATGGCGAAGGAGAGGAAGGCAGGAGGGTGGTTGATGTTACCAAGCTTGAAGCTCTTGAACGCCATGTTTTCGTCGACAAACTTATAAAGAAGATCGAGGAAGATAATTGCAGGCTGTTAAGCAAGTTCAAAGAAAGAATAGAGAA GGTGGGTCTGGAATTGCCAACTGTGGAAGTGAGATATCGGAATTTGTCTGTGGAGGTGGAGTATGAAGTTGTTCATGGAAAGCCCCTTCCTTCTCTTTGGAACACCCTCAAAACTGCATTTGGGGCAAGTATCTTTaattccttcttcttctccgttTAG